The following DNA comes from Marichromatium purpuratum 984.
CTTGTATGTCAGTCAGTATCTGCAGTTCTATCGCAACGGTGCGCTCAAGGACGCCGCCGGTGACGACCTGCGGGTCCCGACTCCGCGTGGACGGGAGCGCGCCGAACTCGACCTCAACCTCAGTCTCACACAGTTCCTTTACCAGTCGGATCAGCCGCTGCTGTTCGGTGGCAAGTGGGGCGTAGACCTGATCCTGCCGCTGGTCGATTTCGATCTCGATCCCGGCGACAACTTCGCGCTCTCGACCAATGGGGGTAATCTCGGTGATATCCTGGTCGGTCCCTTCCTGCAGTGGGATCCGATCATGGGGCCGAACGGGCCGCGCTTCATGCATCGCATCGAGCTGCAGATGCTGCTCCCGACCGGTAACTACGACGCCGACGATCCGATCAACGCCGGCAGCAACGTCTTCTCGTTCAATCCCTACTGGGCCGCGACCCTGTTCGTCAATCCGCGCTGGACCGTCTCCTGGCGTCTGCACTATCTGTGGAACGCCGAGAACAACGATCCCTTCAAGGGGTTCATCGCCGAGGACACTCAGGCCGGGCAGGCGATTCACATCAACTTCTCCACCGCCTACGAGGTGCTGCCCAACCGGCTGCGCCTGGGCATCAATGGCTACTATCTCGAACAGATCACCCGCTCCAAGGTCGACGGCGAGTCGGTCGCCGACAGCGAGGAGCGGGTGTTCGCCATCGGTCCCGGGGCGCTCTACCACCTCAGCCCCCACGATCATCTGTTCTTCAACGCCTACTGGGAGACCGGTGCCGAGAACCGCTCCGAGGGTGCGCGCATGAATCTGCGCTACGTCCATCACTTCCATTGATCATCATCGTCGGCGGTAGCGATGCCGGTCATCGGTGTCGCCGTCGCTCAACCGGGAAAGTCGGCGGCATAGCGCTGGATCCATTCCACCGCCGCTTGTTCGCTACTGAGTTCGCGTCCCTGGGTTGCGCATACCCGGCGGCGGTAGTGTTCGATCCGACAGACCTGTTCGACCATCCTGAGTCGATAGCCGGTCTCGTCGGTGGCGAAGTGGACCCCCACCTCGAACAGACCGCGACGCGGTCTGCACCAGGCCACCACGCCCTCGGCGCGGAAAGGTGGTTGGGCGACCGGGATCTCGACCTGGATGGATTCGCCGATCGGTAGCCGTCTGCAGGAGAGAAAACACAGACCACCCTGGCCGATGTTGCACAGCCGATTGCGCCGGCGGCGGTTGCGGTTGGGCAGTCGGTAGTGGATGGGGATGTCCGAGGGGTGGCGGAGGAAGCGGCGCATCTTGGCTCTGCGGCTATATGTCGGAACGGGCCTTTATCGCCAAGGATGGGGGAGGGCGTGGGCCGGCTCAAGCGTTGCGCGGGTTGCGTTGTGATCCGTCGCCCGTTTCAGAGTCGGCGGTGTGTGGCGCGTTGCCGTAATCGCGCGGCGAGGATCTCGGGGAGCAGTGGATGTTCGCCGACCAGCGCGGAGACATGGACGCGTAGCCCTGCGTGAGCCTGTTCGGCCTGGGCGCAGATCTCGGCGATATCGCCACCTGGGCCGGCGTGACGACCGGGCGCGAGAAAGAGCATCGAGAGAAAGACCGGGGTGTCGGGCTCGCTGCTTGCGAGCCGTTCGAGCTGCTGTTCGAGCAGTGCCCCGTTGAAGTCGTAGGCCGCTCCGGGGCGTCGTTCCATCACCGCCTGATCAAGCTCGACCACCTGACCAAGTCGTTCGGCGAGGCGCGCGGCCAACCAGGCGCGTACCGCGCTGACGCCGGGATTGGGGGAGCCGTGATCGACCAGGATCACCCGTCGTGGCCGATCGCCGGCGATCTCGGCAAGACAGGCGAGTTGCTCGGCGAGGATCCGGGTGAGCAGGGGTTCGCCCGTCGGCAGCGGGCAGAGTTCGGGGGCGAGTCGCAGGGCGAAGTCACCGTAGCGTGTGCGCAGTCGCGCGACAAGTGCGGGGACGGCCTCGGTGAGCGCGGCGCTGGGGCCGAAGAACAGCGGCAGGATCAGGAAGTCGCGCGCGCCGGCGCTGAGGCGTGCCTCGAGCAGGGGTTCGAGCAAGGTCGCGGGTCGGCCATCGAGTTGATCGGCGGGGATGGCATCGGCATGGGCGAGCGAGACTGGTTCGATTGGCAGGCCGCACCGGGCACCGAGCGTTTCGGCCAGGCGGCGCAGGGAGTCGACCGCGGCTGCGCGGCGCGAGCCATTGTCGAGCAGCAGGACCGACTCCATAGAGAGACGAGCGGGCTCAGCGCGAGGGGCTGCGGGTCTCGGCGACCGGTTCGGCCGAAGAGACCAGCTCGTCGAGACCGACCCGAACCTGCGCCTGCTGCTGACGGGTTCGGCGGCGATGGCGATTGTCTGGACGAGTGGCGATCCAGGTGGCGACCAGGGTGAGGATGGTGGCCACGGTGATCGCCGGCCACGGCCCGGGGCCGATCAGCGAGAACCAGATCAGATAGCTGCCGGCCATGCTGAGAATGGCGGCCTTCTTGCCGGTGGGGCAGATCTCGCCGTGTTCGAGGAAGTCGCGGATCGACTCGCCGAAACGCGGGTGATCGATCAGGAAGCGTACCCGCTCGGGACGACTACGCAGCCACAGCCAGGCGGCGCAGATCCAGAACACCGTGGTCGGCATCAACGGCACCAGCATGCCGACGAAGCCGAGGCCGAAACAGCACCAGGCCAGGAGGTTGAAGATCTGACGGCGATGCGATTCGAGGATCGCCTTCAGCTTGGCGGGGATGCGAGCGCTGACCTGCATTGGGAAACCCTGTCTGAACGAACGGTCGATGGCATGGGGACAGCGCAGGTCGAGGGGCCTGGGCGATCCGTGACTCGAGGGACATAACTATAGTCGTTTACCACGACCCTGTCCCGATGATGGGGTCGCTGACACCAGCAACCACGAGGGCGTCGATGTCCGCATTGCAGGATCCACGGGTACTCTTCGCCGCCGAGCGTACGCTGCTGGCCTGGACCCGGACCAGTCTGTCGCTACAGGCCTTCGGATTCGCCATCGATCGTCTCGGGATGGCGTTCGATCAGTTCGCGCCACTTGCCCGGCCACCGCTGGCGCGTCCCCTCGCTCTGTTGCTCGGGGAGTGTTTCATCCTGCTCGGGGTCGGCTGTGCGCTGTACTCGGTGCGTCAGCATCGGCGGGTGTTGCGCACCCTGACGCCGGAGGAGATCCCGCAGGGATATCTGCTCAATGGCGGGGTCCTGCTCAACCTGTTGCTGGTGCCGCTCGGCGGACTGGTCGGCGGTTACCTGCTGCACGAATACGCCTGGGGCGGGTTGGCCCCGCCCCAGCCTGGCGGCGGTTGATCAACGCGTGCCGACCTGGACCCCGTGATCGGCCAACCACTGGGTGTCGAGCTGCCAGTCGACACGCTCGACCTGGGGCTGGGCGAGAATCAGTCCCTGGGCGCGTTTCTGATGGTTGATCAATTCCTGTTGGGCAGCAATCATCTTGGGATCATCCTGCGCCTTGTTGGCGAGGTTGGGATGGATGATCTCCAGGAAGCGAATCGCCGGGATGTCGAACGAGCGCGGCGTGGAGACGGTGGCGACACCATCGCTGAAGGCGCGGACACGGAACTGGTAGGGGTAGGAGGAGAGCATCGAGTCCTCAACCAGGATCTCGTCGAGTTCCCAGACCGCCGGCTGCCAGGCCGACTTGAGCCACAGTCCCATCAGGCCGATGGCGATGAGGCCGAGCACGATGCTGTAGATCCGTGTAAAACGATCCATGAATGCTTGTCTCCGGTTCGGATGGGGGAGGGGCGATGCTGAGACACTGCCTGAATTCTGAGGATAAATCAGCTTCGCCGATCGAGGGATCAAACCCCATGAAGATTGTCAATTTCTGACGTGGCGGAGTTCGTCCGGTCTCATGCAACATCAAGATAAACAACTGCTGTTCGCGCGAATTCTCGCCGCGATCGAGGGCGTCGGCACCCCGCCCTCGGTGGCCGTCGAAATCGACGCGCTGCGAGCACGGTTGAGCGATCAGCTCGATGACTTCCTGCTCGAGTCCCAGCCGATCGTCGCCACCGAAGCGACCGTGGTGATCGCCGATATCCGTGGCTTCACCGCACTGGTCGAGTCACAGCCGGTCGAGGTGATGGTGCGGTTGCTCAACCGCTTCTTCACCCGCATGGTCGAGCTGGTCACCCGTTATGGCGGGGTGGTCGACAAGTTCATGGGGGACTCGGTGATGGCCGTCTTCGGTGTCCCCGAGCGACGTGACGACGATCTGCTGCGCGCGCTCGCCTGCGCCGTGGAGATGCAGCGGGCGAT
Coding sequences within:
- a CDS encoding SphA family protein, translated to MGVRGWRAAVAAAGLVWGQGALAYDLPAVNLGFTSFLDGGPPSGPGLYVSQYLQFYRNGALKDAAGDDLRVPTPRGRERAELDLNLSLTQFLYQSDQPLLFGGKWGVDLILPLVDFDLDPGDNFALSTNGGNLGDILVGPFLQWDPIMGPNGPRFMHRIELQMLLPTGNYDADDPINAGSNVFSFNPYWAATLFVNPRWTVSWRLHYLWNAENNDPFKGFIAEDTQAGQAIHINFSTAYEVLPNRLRLGINGYYLEQITRSKVDGESVADSEERVFAIGPGALYHLSPHDHLFFNAYWETGAENRSEGARMNLRYVHHFH
- a CDS encoding PilZ domain-containing protein, coding for MRRFLRHPSDIPIHYRLPNRNRRRRNRLCNIGQGGLCFLSCRRLPIGESIQVEIPVAQPPFRAEGVVAWCRPRRGLFEVGVHFATDETGYRLRMVEQVCRIEHYRRRVCATQGRELSSEQAAVEWIQRYAADFPG
- a CDS encoding sirohydrochlorin chelatase, which gives rise to MESVLLLDNGSRRAAAVDSLRRLAETLGARCGLPIEPVSLAHADAIPADQLDGRPATLLEPLLEARLSAGARDFLILPLFFGPSAALTEAVPALVARLRTRYGDFALRLAPELCPLPTGEPLLTRILAEQLACLAEIAGDRPRRVILVDHGSPNPGVSAVRAWLAARLAERLGQVVELDQAVMERRPGAAYDFNGALLEQQLERLASSEPDTPVFLSMLFLAPGRHAGPGGDIAEICAQAEQAHAGLRVHVSALVGEHPLLPEILAARLRQRATHRRL
- a CDS encoding YbaN family protein, whose amino-acid sequence is MQVSARIPAKLKAILESHRRQIFNLLAWCCFGLGFVGMLVPLMPTTVFWICAAWLWLRSRPERVRFLIDHPRFGESIRDFLEHGEICPTGKKAAILSMAGSYLIWFSLIGPGPWPAITVATILTLVATWIATRPDNRHRRRTRQQQAQVRVGLDELVSSAEPVAETRSPSR
- a CDS encoding YidH family protein; this encodes MSALQDPRVLFAAERTLLAWTRTSLSLQAFGFAIDRLGMAFDQFAPLARPPLARPLALLLGECFILLGVGCALYSVRQHRRVLRTLTPEEIPQGYLLNGGVLLNLLLVPLGGLVGGYLLHEYAWGGLAPPQPGGG